The following coding sequences are from one Homalodisca vitripennis isolate AUS2020 chromosome 7, UT_GWSS_2.1, whole genome shotgun sequence window:
- the LOC124366668 gene encoding sentrin-specific protease 2-like, with translation MRPTILVAEVLMECLKPGGRLNDTVIEGYLRLIERRNQVGVHGFLTVLALDTFYMKDLEDGLFIRAARRFKKVNPFDTELILIPLHIPTGIGHWVLIAVHPHVKRISTFDSLGGTHIPAMERVLHDLGRYAAQSHDLGWSPTSMASSRHVSHLP, from the coding sequence ATGAGACCCACTATTCTGGTGGCAGAAGTTCTGATGGAGTGTCTGAAGCCCGGTGGAAGGCTCAATGACACTGTCATCGAGGGGTATCTCCGCCTCATAGAGAGACGAAACCAAGTGGGCGTGCATGGGTTCTTGACCGTCCTAGCCCTAGATACTTTCTATATGAAGGACCTCGAGGATGGTCTTTTTATTAGGGCAGCTAGGAGGTTTAAGAAAGTCAACCCGTTCGACACCGAACTAATATTAATTCCCCTACACATTCCGACCGGTATCGGACATTGGGTCCTTATAGCCGTCCACCCCCACGTCAAACGGATATCAACGTTCGATTCGTTGGGTGGCACTCACATACCCGCGATGGAAAGAGTACTCCACGACCTAGGGAGATACGCCGCCCAATCCCACGATTTAGGGTGGTCCCCCACAAGCATGGCTTCTTCACGACACGTCTCGCACTTGCCCTAG